A genomic window from Streptomyces broussonetiae includes:
- a CDS encoding MIP/aquaporin family protein → MAVEIPAIIRPSRLRSRGGLLGECLAEFLGTFVLISFGCGVVAMAVAALPGSGRAATPTTIFLASGDWLLVAWGWAFAVAFGVYVGGGVSGAHLNPAVTLAMAVRRGFSWAKVLPYWFSQVVGALTGAAVVYLVYHDAIHAYDRVAPGPKVNGHTNATFSIFATFPAAYYHGGYWGPLVDQIVGTAFLLMLIAAVLDVRNQAVQANLGPLVVGLVVAAVGMSYGANAGYAINPARDFGPRLFTYAAGWSSLAFPGSVAGSYSSYWWIPIVGPLIGGVVGILVYDLFVGDVLLVRAELAEVPEPGRATAVRTADKG, encoded by the coding sequence GTGGCTGTCGAAATCCCCGCGATCATCAGGCCGTCCCGGCTCAGAAGCCGGGGAGGGCTCCTCGGCGAGTGTCTCGCCGAGTTCCTCGGGACCTTCGTGCTCATCTCCTTCGGCTGCGGTGTGGTCGCGATGGCGGTCGCCGCGCTGCCCGGCTCGGGCCGCGCCGCCACCCCCACCACGATCTTCCTCGCGTCCGGGGACTGGCTGCTGGTCGCCTGGGGCTGGGCCTTCGCCGTCGCCTTCGGTGTCTACGTCGGCGGTGGCGTGAGCGGTGCCCACCTGAACCCGGCGGTGACGCTGGCCATGGCCGTGCGCCGGGGCTTCTCCTGGGCCAAGGTCCTGCCGTACTGGTTCTCGCAGGTCGTCGGCGCGCTCACCGGCGCGGCAGTCGTCTATCTCGTCTATCACGACGCGATCCACGCCTACGACCGGGTGGCGCCGGGACCCAAGGTGAACGGGCACACCAACGCCACGTTCTCCATCTTCGCGACCTTTCCGGCGGCGTACTACCACGGCGGCTACTGGGGCCCGCTGGTCGACCAGATCGTGGGTACGGCGTTCCTGCTCATGCTGATCGCGGCCGTCCTCGACGTACGCAACCAGGCCGTGCAGGCCAACCTCGGGCCGCTGGTCGTGGGTCTCGTCGTCGCCGCCGTCGGCATGTCCTACGGCGCCAACGCGGGGTACGCCATCAACCCGGCCCGTGACTTCGGGCCGCGCCTGTTCACCTACGCGGCCGGCTGGAGCAGTCTGGCCTTCCCGGGCAGTGTGGCCGGTTCGTACAGCTCCTACTGGTGGATCCCGATCGTCGGCCCGCTGATCGGCGGCGTGGTCGGGATCCTCGTGTACGACCTGTTCGTCGGCGACGTCCTGCTGGTGCGCGCGGAACTGGCCGAGGTGCCGGAGCCGGGGCGGGCGACTGCGGTGCGGACCGCCGACAAGGGCTAG
- a CDS encoding SDR family NAD(P)-dependent oxidoreductase gives MSSVAIVGAGPGLGAAVARRFGREGFAVALFARNRERLDRLVEGLDESGVQAHGFVADVRRPQELVRALGRAAEELGTVEVLQYSPVPHRDFMRPVLETGPRDLVGPLEFSVYGPVAAVQAVLPGMRRLGRGTILFVNGGTAAVPHTERAGTSIAFAAESAYGHLLHERLAGEGIHVAQLVIPGAITPGHVRKDPDVLAEVLWGMHRERHGFRHFADDLDS, from the coding sequence ATGAGCAGTGTCGCCATCGTGGGTGCCGGGCCCGGGCTCGGGGCCGCCGTCGCCCGGCGGTTCGGGCGGGAGGGGTTCGCGGTCGCCCTCTTCGCGCGGAACCGGGAGCGGCTCGACCGGCTGGTGGAGGGGCTCGACGAGAGTGGGGTGCAGGCCCACGGGTTCGTCGCCGACGTGCGCAGACCGCAGGAGCTGGTCCGTGCGCTCGGGCGGGCCGCCGAGGAGCTGGGCACCGTGGAGGTGCTGCAGTACAGTCCGGTGCCCCACCGGGACTTCATGCGGCCCGTGCTGGAGACCGGGCCGCGGGATCTGGTCGGACCCCTCGAGTTCTCCGTGTACGGGCCCGTCGCCGCCGTACAGGCGGTGCTTCCGGGGATGCGCCGGCTCGGGCGCGGGACCATCCTGTTCGTCAACGGCGGGACCGCCGCCGTACCGCACACCGAACGGGCCGGGACCTCGATCGCCTTCGCGGCGGAGAGCGCGTACGGGCACCTGCTGCACGAGCGGCTGGCCGGGGAGGGGATCCATGTCGCGCAGCTGGTGATCCCGGGGGCCATCACTCCCGGGCACGTGCGCAAGGATCCGGATGTGCTCGCGGAGGTGCTGTGGGGCATGCACCGGGAGCGGCACGGGTTCCGGCACTTCGCCGACGACCTCGACAGCTGA
- a CDS encoding flotillin family protein yields the protein MEVLGVLVAVCLVVVLLALLGFSRLYRKVDQSQALIVSKTRQVAVSFTGQVVLPILHKAEVMDISVKTIEISRAGRDGLICRDNIRADIRILFFVKVNKTVEDVIKVAQTVGTERASHQDTLQELFHAKFSEALKTVGKQLDFTDLYTKREELRYHVIELIGIDLNGYHLEDAAIDYLEQTPLTQLDPANVLDAQGIRKITELTAVEHVRTNEAKRNEQKEITRQDVDAREAILELERRQKDAEIKQKREIETSRAREEAETARVTEEERLRAQGAFLRTEEQLGVQRENQAREIAVAAKNRERVIAVENERIEKDRLLEVIARERETQLTRISAEKEVEAEKREIAEVIRERVAVDRTVAEQEESIKKLRAVEQAERERQTLVIAAEAEAQEKLVKDIKAAEAAEQAAAHRAAEELTLAEARMKTADLDARAKLRLAEGVQAEAAAEGLAAVQVRDKEAEVTVKAGRAEAEATEARLRAEAEGAQAKALAEAEGARAKGLAEAESTKARTLAEAEGARAAAEATEARLKAEAEGARAKGLAEAEGAKAKGLAEAESARAAAEAATVRLKAEAEGARAKGLADAEGAKARALAEAEGARAMGAAEAEGAKARALAEATAISEKLKAEAEGLTEKAAAMAALDDASRGHEEYRLRLAAEKEIRLAGLETQRQVAEAQATVLSTGLEHADIDIVGGESVFFDRLVSAVSLGKGVDGFVDNSHTAQALAGRWLDGSGSFTEDLSGVLGSIGTADVRNLTVSALLMKQIKGGGPQTGQLQKLLDRASELGLSDTPVTALNGSGSPN from the coding sequence ATGGAAGTCCTCGGCGTGCTGGTCGCCGTCTGTCTCGTCGTCGTGCTGCTCGCGCTGCTCGGCTTCTCCCGGCTGTACCGCAAGGTGGACCAGAGCCAGGCCCTCATCGTGTCGAAGACGCGCCAGGTGGCCGTGTCCTTCACCGGCCAGGTCGTCCTGCCGATCCTGCACAAGGCCGAGGTCATGGACATCTCGGTGAAGACGATCGAGATCAGCCGCGCCGGCCGGGACGGGCTGATCTGCCGGGACAACATCCGCGCCGACATCCGGATCCTGTTCTTCGTGAAGGTCAACAAGACCGTCGAGGACGTCATCAAGGTCGCCCAGACCGTCGGCACCGAACGCGCCAGCCACCAGGACACCCTCCAGGAGCTGTTCCACGCGAAGTTCTCCGAGGCGCTCAAGACCGTCGGCAAGCAGCTGGACTTCACCGACCTCTACACCAAGCGCGAGGAACTCCGGTACCACGTCATCGAGTTGATCGGAATCGATCTCAACGGCTACCACCTGGAAGACGCCGCGATCGACTACCTGGAGCAGACCCCGCTCACCCAGCTCGACCCGGCCAACGTCCTCGACGCCCAGGGCATCCGCAAGATCACCGAGCTGACGGCCGTCGAGCACGTGCGCACCAACGAGGCCAAGCGCAACGAGCAGAAGGAGATCACCCGCCAGGACGTCGACGCCCGCGAGGCCATTCTGGAGCTGGAACGCCGGCAGAAGGACGCCGAGATCAAGCAGAAGCGGGAGATCGAGACCTCGCGCGCCCGCGAGGAGGCCGAGACCGCCCGCGTGACGGAGGAGGAGCGGCTGCGCGCGCAGGGAGCCTTCCTGCGCACCGAGGAACAACTGGGCGTGCAGCGCGAGAACCAGGCCCGGGAGATCGCCGTCGCCGCGAAGAACCGCGAGCGGGTCATCGCCGTCGAGAACGAGCGCATCGAGAAGGACCGGCTGCTCGAGGTCATCGCCCGGGAACGGGAGACCCAGCTGACCCGGATCTCCGCCGAGAAGGAGGTCGAGGCGGAGAAGCGGGAGATCGCCGAGGTCATCCGGGAGCGGGTCGCGGTGGACCGTACGGTCGCCGAGCAGGAGGAGTCCATCAAGAAGCTCCGCGCGGTCGAGCAGGCCGAGCGTGAGCGGCAGACGCTCGTCATCGCCGCCGAGGCCGAGGCGCAGGAGAAGCTGGTCAAGGACATCAAGGCCGCCGAGGCCGCCGAGCAGGCCGCGGCGCACCGGGCCGCCGAGGAACTCACCCTCGCCGAGGCCCGGATGAAGACGGCCGACCTCGACGCCCGCGCCAAGCTGCGGCTCGCCGAGGGCGTCCAGGCGGAGGCCGCCGCCGAGGGGCTGGCCGCCGTCCAGGTCCGCGACAAGGAGGCCGAGGTCACCGTCAAGGCCGGGCGTGCGGAGGCGGAGGCCACCGAGGCCCGGCTGCGCGCGGAGGCCGAGGGCGCCCAGGCCAAGGCACTCGCCGAGGCGGAGGGTGCGCGGGCGAAGGGTCTTGCGGAGGCCGAGAGCACGAAGGCCAGGACGCTCGCGGAGGCGGAAGGCGCGCGGGCGGCGGCGGAGGCCACCGAGGCGCGGCTGAAGGCCGAGGCGGAGGGCGCGCGGGCCAAGGGTCTGGCCGAGGCGGAGGGTGCCAAGGCGAAGGGGCTTGCTGAGGCGGAGAGCGCGCGGGCGGCGGCGGAGGCCGCCACGGTCCGGCTGAAGGCCGAGGCCGAGGGCGCGCGGGCCAAGGGTCTCGCTGACGCGGAAGGTGCCAAGGCCAGGGCGCTTGCGGAGGCCGAGGGTGCCAGGGCGATGGGCGCGGCCGAGGCGGAGGGTGCCAAGGCCAGGGCGCTTGCGGAGGCGACCGCCATCAGCGAGAAGCTGAAGGCCGAGGCCGAGGGGCTCACCGAGAAGGCCGCCGCGATGGCCGCCCTCGACGACGCCTCGCGCGGGCACGAGGAGTACCGGCTGCGGCTCGCGGCGGAGAAGGAGATCCGACTGGCCGGCCTGGAGACGCAGCGGCAGGTCGCCGAGGCGCAGGCGACCGTGCTCTCGACGGGTCTGGAGCACGCCGACATCGACATCGTCGGCGGGGAGTCCGTCTTCTTCGACCGGCTGGTGTCGGCGGTCTCGCTCGGCAAGGGCGTGGACGGCTTCGTCGACAACTCCCACACCGCCCAGGCACTGGCGGGGCGCTGGCTGGACGGCTCCGGCAGCTTCACGGAGGACCTGAGTGGGGTTCTCGGGTCC
- a CDS encoding PucR family transcriptional regulator: MREHQGIPEEYLDGFRHTLTEVAASGRRLTREELKTRRTLGEQAAEAGHGLRALIVAHLAATRAAWPAGPGSAESTLAALAAVEQAVDAFAEGYERAQRLTVRREEAARREFIDDLLYGRSDLGRLVERAERFGLRLSRAHAVAVAEGSTAYVEGGPVARQVEASVLSRFDSHNILLTTKNGRLLCIAPGDEDEVLTHFAQQAYAATDGGRVAVGRPQHGPGGVVQSYEEALAALEMAVRLDLAGPVLRAADLLVYPVLARDRQAMADLVSHTLGPLTGARGGAGPLLETLTVYFDAGCVAAEAARRLSLSVRALTYRLERIHHLTGADPADPAHRYMLQTAVIGARLLDWPDRPL, from the coding sequence GTGCGCGAGCACCAGGGGATACCCGAGGAGTATCTGGACGGTTTCCGCCACACGCTCACCGAGGTCGCGGCGAGCGGCCGCCGGCTGACCCGCGAGGAGTTGAAGACCCGCCGCACCCTGGGCGAACAGGCCGCCGAGGCCGGGCACGGCCTGCGCGCCCTGATCGTCGCCCACCTCGCCGCCACCCGCGCCGCCTGGCCGGCCGGGCCCGGCTCGGCGGAGAGCACACTGGCCGCCCTGGCCGCCGTGGAGCAGGCCGTCGACGCGTTCGCCGAGGGCTACGAGCGCGCCCAGCGGCTCACCGTGCGCCGCGAGGAGGCGGCGCGCAGGGAGTTCATCGACGACCTGCTCTACGGCCGCAGCGACCTGGGCCGGCTCGTCGAGCGCGCCGAACGCTTCGGCCTGCGCCTGTCCCGCGCACACGCGGTCGCCGTCGCCGAGGGCTCGACCGCGTACGTCGAGGGCGGCCCCGTGGCCCGGCAGGTGGAGGCCAGCGTCCTGTCCCGCTTCGACTCCCACAACATCCTGCTCACCACCAAGAACGGCCGGCTGCTGTGCATCGCGCCAGGCGACGAGGACGAGGTCCTCACCCACTTCGCCCAGCAGGCGTACGCGGCGACGGACGGCGGCCGGGTCGCCGTCGGCCGCCCGCAGCACGGGCCGGGCGGGGTGGTGCAGTCGTACGAAGAGGCCCTCGCCGCGCTGGAGATGGCGGTCCGTCTCGACCTGGCCGGACCGGTGCTGCGCGCCGCGGACCTGCTCGTCTACCCGGTGCTCGCCCGGGACCGGCAGGCGATGGCCGACCTGGTCTCGCACACCCTGGGCCCGCTCACCGGGGCGCGGGGCGGGGCCGGTCCGCTGCTGGAGACCCTGACCGTGTACTTCGACGCCGGGTGCGTGGCCGCGGAGGCCGCCCGCCGCCTGTCCCTCAGCGTCCGCGCCCTGACCTACCGCCTGGAGCGCATCCACCACCTCACCGGCGCCGACCCGGCCGACCCGGCGCACCGTTACATGCTGCAGACGGCCGTCATAGGAGCCCGTCTGCTGGACTGGCCGGACCGCCCGCTGTAG